Proteins encoded within one genomic window of Aerococcus viridans:
- a CDS encoding mechanosensitive ion channel family protein, with protein sequence MIYLDQIRQWWRTYIESIDYASLLSSLISTVFELVITALIFWIAKRTVDRIVDVYFERDAKRIENRNVGSIQRNKTLHKLVENIVQYTYYFLLGYSILAILGLPVATLVAGAGVASLALGLGAHGFITDVVNGFFILLEHQFAVGDYVTIAGLSGTIISTGIRTTILSGDDGSRHFIPNRNIENVTNSSNTTRRMYVDLYIDPNADLVSIESVIKDGLSLASSDDRVLGEAEVWGYQRDAVGRLFYRVVFNTRDSDKMAVRSDYYEQLTALLVRNGYKQPVYDSGAEL encoded by the coding sequence ATGATTTATTTGGATCAAATTAGACAATGGTGGCGCACTTATATCGAATCAATTGACTATGCTAGCCTACTCTCAAGCTTAATTTCTACCGTTTTTGAACTAGTAATCACTGCATTAATCTTTTGGATTGCCAAAAGGACTGTCGACCGGATTGTTGACGTATACTTTGAACGAGACGCTAAACGAATTGAAAACCGCAATGTCGGGTCTATTCAACGAAACAAAACCCTCCATAAATTAGTGGAAAACATTGTTCAATACACTTACTATTTCCTATTAGGTTACTCTATTCTAGCTATTCTAGGTTTACCAGTAGCCACACTAGTAGCCGGTGCTGGGGTTGCTTCCTTAGCCTTAGGTCTCGGTGCACACGGCTTTATCACTGACGTTGTGAATGGTTTCTTCATTCTTTTAGAACACCAATTTGCTGTTGGAGACTACGTTACGATCGCTGGTTTATCAGGTACTATTATTTCAACTGGTATCCGGACAACTATTCTTTCTGGTGACGACGGTTCAAGACACTTTATCCCTAACCGCAACATCGAAAATGTAACCAACTCTTCTAATACCACTCGTCGTATGTACGTAGACTTGTACATTGATCCGAACGCTGATTTAGTTTCAATCGAATCTGTTATTAAAGATGGTTTATCACTAGCTTCTTCTGATGACCGGGTTTTAGGTGAAGCGGAAGTTTGGGGTTACCAACGTGACGCTGTCGGCCGCTTATTCTACCGCGTAGTATTCAATACTAGAGATAGCGATAAGATGGCAGTTCGTTCAGACTACTATGAACAACTTACAGCCCTGCTTGTACGTAATGGCTACAAACAACCTGTTTATGACTCAGGGGCAGAATTATAG
- a CDS encoding CapA family protein → MKNKLSQGNRILLMMIAIGLTCLVGIALAYNGIVSPNNANENGDEQAGKDTPAIQVPSFLSNLPTKETEDQWQGEDGTFVLRSVGDVLIHSEVTATADTAAEVFADQTASLQDVGALTGDNLIAYGSNSGETAVDLGVSDYNFDPMIAKIAPFTSYADFTVANLEIPAAYPELPVATYPNFNMPSSILGSLKRAGIDGVSTATNHTLDHFADGAYITMDYLDEAGLMYYGAFRSQEDHDTARIVEKNGIKLGFLAYTYGTNGMVPPEDEPWVVNYADLPVMLEDVAALNDQVDAVVVSLHLGTEYGTLPDGEQIAVTQALADAGVKLVIGGHPHDLQPVNWLNDKDTYVIYSQASFMTGQVADDNKLGGIHEVTFERDENGEVQVSAGKFMPTYFSGTANETSYESVPLAVYKGQDNDQAAWVETIHDRMMTYTEDFIYEDYLETAWTEALITNNSSR, encoded by the coding sequence ATGAAGAATAAATTAAGCCAGGGTAACCGAATATTACTGATGATGATAGCTATTGGACTAACCTGTCTAGTGGGCATTGCACTTGCCTACAATGGGATTGTTTCACCAAATAACGCCAATGAAAATGGGGATGAACAAGCGGGTAAGGATACGCCAGCCATACAAGTGCCGTCTTTTTTGTCAAATCTGCCGACTAAGGAAACTGAGGACCAGTGGCAGGGTGAGGATGGAACGTTTGTCTTGCGGTCGGTTGGTGATGTTTTGATTCATTCGGAGGTGACGGCAACTGCGGATACGGCAGCGGAGGTGTTTGCGGATCAAACGGCTTCACTACAGGATGTGGGTGCTCTAACTGGAGACAATTTGATTGCTTATGGTTCGAATAGTGGGGAAACGGCAGTTGATTTGGGAGTTTCGGACTATAATTTTGACCCTATGATTGCTAAAATTGCGCCATTTACATCTTATGCAGATTTTACAGTGGCCAACCTGGAGATTCCTGCGGCCTATCCTGAATTGCCGGTGGCGACTTATCCGAATTTTAATATGCCATCGTCCATTCTGGGGTCTTTGAAGCGGGCTGGTATTGACGGTGTATCAACTGCGACCAACCATACGCTGGACCACTTTGCGGACGGAGCCTACATCACTATGGATTATTTGGATGAGGCTGGGCTCATGTATTACGGGGCTTTTCGTAGTCAAGAAGACCATGACACGGCAAGGATTGTCGAGAAAAATGGGATTAAGTTGGGCTTTCTGGCTTATACTTATGGGACCAACGGCATGGTTCCGCCTGAAGATGAGCCGTGGGTGGTTAACTATGCGGATTTACCAGTGATGCTTGAAGACGTAGCGGCATTGAATGACCAAGTGGATGCGGTTGTTGTATCCTTACATTTGGGGACTGAATACGGGACTTTGCCGGATGGTGAACAAATCGCTGTAACCCAGGCCTTGGCAGATGCTGGTGTAAAATTGGTGATTGGTGGACACCCACATGATTTACAGCCCGTGAATTGGTTGAATGACAAGGATACATATGTGATTTATTCGCAAGCTTCATTTATGACTGGTCAAGTTGCGGATGATAATAAACTTGGGGGCATTCATGAGGTGACTTTTGAGCGTGATGAGAACGGTGAAGTTCAAGTGAGCGCCGGGAAGTTCATGCCGACTTATTTCTCAGGAACAGCTAATGAGACTTCATATGAAAGTGTCCCACTAGCAGTGTATAAGGGACAAGATAATGATCAAGCGGCTTGGGTTGAGACTATCCATGACCGGATGATGACTTATACAGAAGATTTTATCTATGAGGATTATTTGGAGACTGCCTGGACAGAGGCGTTGATTACGAATAATAGCAGTAGGTAG
- a CDS encoding YfcE family phosphodiesterase, producing MKILITSDNHGDHEALVNLVLKAGDDIDLFIHCGDSELSEDDTIWGIFHTVRGNTDYGNYKDVISLNTPEGKIVVTHGHLYGVKQNLKKLVALAKDNQADVIMYGHTHVMDDQEIDGIKIINPGSIRIPKGEYPYPSFAILDWQDDKKEVTFYNADWEVITEVG from the coding sequence ATGAAGATTTTAATCACGAGTGATAACCACGGCGACCACGAGGCGCTTGTCAACCTAGTCTTAAAAGCAGGAGATGACATTGATTTATTTATCCACTGTGGGGACTCCGAGTTATCAGAAGATGATACCATTTGGGGGATTTTCCATACCGTAAGAGGAAACACTGACTATGGCAACTACAAGGATGTCATTAGCTTAAATACCCCTGAAGGGAAGATTGTCGTGACCCACGGACATTTATATGGAGTAAAACAGAACTTGAAGAAATTGGTTGCCTTAGCGAAAGACAATCAAGCGGATGTCATCATGTACGGCCATACCCATGTCATGGATGACCAAGAAATCGACGGGATAAAAATTATTAACCCAGGTTCAATCCGCATTCCAAAAGGTGAATACCCTTATCCATCATTTGCCATCTTAGACTGGCAAGATGACAAGAAAGAAGTCACTTTCTACAATGCTGACTGGGAAGTCATTACAGAAGTAGGTTAA
- a CDS encoding aldo/keto reductase encodes MNLLNQTLTLNNGVEVPQIALGTWQTPTAEAVSSVRFALDNGYKHIDGAHAYGNAKGIGEGIKSSGVNREDIFITTKVRGESKTYEAAMDNFYQELKDLDTDYIDLLLVHCPTPWRFFSRTDDKRPSFYEENIQVWRALEELYDKGLVRAIGVSNFNADDLQHLIENTNIKPVVNQIKYHIGYTQDDIVSYCEANDIIVEAYSSLGTGRLLGNEDIKAIADKYGVSVPQLCYRYPLQKGHIILPKSVHEEYILANAELDFEISEADMATLDAIIIE; translated from the coding sequence ATGAATTTATTAAATCAAACATTAACCTTAAATAATGGGGTAGAAGTCCCACAAATCGCATTAGGGACTTGGCAAACACCGACCGCTGAGGCAGTGAGCTCAGTTCGTTTTGCTCTAGACAATGGCTACAAACACATTGACGGTGCCCATGCTTACGGAAACGCTAAAGGGATTGGTGAAGGGATTAAATCTTCTGGCGTTAACCGTGAAGATATCTTCATCACAACTAAGGTTCGCGGGGAATCGAAAACTTATGAAGCGGCTATGGACAACTTCTACCAAGAATTAAAAGATTTAGACACTGATTATATTGATTTATTGTTAGTACACTGTCCGACGCCATGGCGCTTTTTCTCAAGAACTGATGACAAACGTCCAAGCTTCTATGAAGAAAATATCCAAGTATGGCGAGCTTTAGAGGAATTGTATGATAAAGGCTTAGTCCGTGCAATCGGGGTTTCAAACTTTAACGCAGACGACTTACAACACTTAATTGAAAACACAAATATTAAACCTGTTGTAAACCAAATCAAGTACCACATCGGCTATACGCAAGACGATATTGTATCTTATTGTGAAGCTAACGACATCATCGTTGAAGCTTATTCATCATTAGGTACAGGTCGCTTATTAGGCAACGAAGATATTAAGGCGATTGCAGATAAGTACGGTGTATCCGTACCGCAGTTATGCTACCGTTATCCTTTGCAAAAAGGTCACATCATTCTACCAAAATCAGTTCACGAAGAATACATTCTTGCCAATGCTGAATTAGATTTTGAAATTTCTGAAGCTGATATGGCAACTTTAGATGCAATCATTATTGAATAA
- the ccpA gene encoding catabolite control protein A, whose translation MEKQTVTIYDVAREAQVSMATVSRVVNGNTNVKPSTRAKVLDVIKRLDYRPNAVARGLASKKTTTVGVLLPDITNNFFSALALGIDDIASMYKYNIILDNADNKKESQVLSNILAKQVDGVIYMGHQLSDSVREEINRTNTPFVLAGLNDHKGEIPSVNIDYTQAFYEAVSGLFAQGYKNIGYLAAKPYFTNNLDRYNGYLKALEEAGKELDESLLFEVQDSRFKNGEDIAQQILDSKADGIVVVGDELAVKVTNHMVDNGVKVPEEFAIVTSNNTALTEVVRPTLTSIEPPLYDIGAVSMRILTKLMNKEEEIENHVTLPHKFILRDSTKDA comes from the coding sequence ATGGAAAAACAAACTGTTACGATCTATGATGTTGCACGTGAAGCACAAGTATCTATGGCTACAGTTTCTCGTGTCGTAAATGGTAACACGAATGTTAAACCTTCAACGCGTGCAAAAGTATTAGATGTAATTAAACGACTAGACTACCGTCCAAATGCGGTCGCACGTGGATTAGCAAGTAAAAAAACGACAACAGTTGGGGTATTATTACCAGATATCACAAACAATTTCTTTAGTGCTTTAGCTTTGGGGATTGATGATATTGCCTCAATGTATAAATACAACATTATCCTAGACAATGCAGATAATAAAAAAGAATCACAAGTTCTTTCTAATATCTTAGCCAAACAAGTAGATGGTGTTATCTACATGGGTCACCAATTATCTGACTCTGTTCGTGAAGAAATCAACCGTACAAACACACCGTTTGTATTAGCTGGTTTAAACGATCATAAAGGTGAAATTCCTTCTGTAAATATCGACTACACACAAGCTTTCTATGAAGCTGTTTCAGGTTTATTTGCACAAGGATATAAAAACATTGGTTACCTAGCGGCTAAACCCTACTTTACCAATAACCTGGACCGTTACAATGGGTACTTAAAAGCTTTAGAAGAAGCTGGTAAAGAATTGGACGAATCATTATTATTTGAAGTGCAAGACTCTCGTTTCAAAAACGGTGAAGACATTGCCCAACAAATCCTTGATTCAAAAGCTGACGGTATCGTTGTCGTCGGTGATGAGTTAGCTGTTAAAGTAACCAACCATATGGTGGATAATGGTGTGAAGGTACCAGAAGAATTTGCTATTGTGACATCAAACAACACGGCTTTAACTGAAGTTGTTCGTCCAACTTTAACGTCAATTGAACCACCTTTATATGATATTGGTGCCGTTTCAATGCGTATCCTAACAAAATTGATGAACAAAGAAGAAGAAATCGAAAACCATGTAACCTTACCACATAAATTTATTTTACGTGATTCAACTAAGGATGCATAA
- a CDS encoding XTP/dITP diphosphatase yields MKQVMIATANQGKAKEFKQLFDQYGIEVKTLLDFPDYPDIPETGSTFIENATIKATTAAKDLHMPVIADDSGLAIDALDGAPGVYSARYAGPEKSDANNRKKALTELANVPDADRGATFHTYLVVSDAQGQVVSHYHGTLSGVILREERGENGFGYDSIFYVPSEGLTTAEMSAEKKDSLSHRGNALRLLAKDLENGELNLYEDFNHE; encoded by the coding sequence ATGAAGCAAGTAATGATCGCTACAGCCAACCAAGGTAAAGCCAAGGAATTCAAGCAATTATTCGACCAATACGGGATTGAAGTTAAAACCTTGCTAGATTTCCCAGATTATCCAGATATTCCAGAAACTGGGAGTACTTTCATTGAAAATGCGACGATTAAAGCCACAACAGCCGCTAAAGACTTGCACATGCCAGTTATTGCGGATGATTCCGGTCTAGCTATTGACGCACTTGACGGGGCACCAGGCGTTTATTCAGCCCGTTACGCAGGTCCTGAGAAGTCAGATGCCAATAACCGGAAAAAGGCCTTAACCGAGCTTGCTAACGTCCCTGATGCAGATAGAGGGGCGACTTTCCATACCTATCTAGTCGTTTCTGACGCACAAGGTCAAGTAGTTAGCCACTATCACGGCACCTTATCTGGGGTCATCTTGCGTGAAGAACGCGGGGAAAATGGCTTCGGCTATGACTCGATTTTTTATGTACCAAGTGAAGGGTTAACTACAGCTGAAATGTCAGCAGAGAAAAAAGATTCTTTAAGTCACCGAGGAAATGCCTTACGTTTACTAGCCAAAGATTTAGAAAATGGGGAGTTGAACTTATATGAAGATTTTAATCACGAGTGA
- a CDS encoding ACT domain-containing protein: MQAVITVIGKDKVGILAKAATKCAELNANIVDVEQSIMQDLFTMVMIVNIDGLSVEFEDFKKEIKDALTAMEVYVMHEDIFNAMHKI, from the coding sequence ATGCAAGCAGTAATTACAGTAATTGGTAAGGATAAGGTTGGTATTTTAGCGAAAGCAGCCACTAAATGTGCTGAATTAAACGCAAATATTGTAGATGTTGAGCAATCTATCATGCAAGACCTTTTTACCATGGTGATGATCGTCAATATTGATGGTTTAAGCGTTGAATTTGAGGACTTTAAAAAAGAAATTAAAGATGCATTAACTGCGATGGAAGTTTATGTAATGCACGAAGATATTTTTAATGCCATGCATAAAATTTAA
- a CDS encoding aminotransferase class IV translates to MEYVEQNFYYHNDKIQSTDNLHPFEKLTGKNVYEVIRVREGIPLFLEDHLRRFRAFAGSVGLPLTDSDDILINRLYQLIDKNGAFDQNIKLIWNKDMGLLAFFTKSPYPPARYYQTGIKTTLLNLEREDPNIKIQREAYQKTVLAEREKTGSYEVLLVDHEGNVTEGSRSNLFIVKGEKLYTPPAKNVLLGIVRSKIVAICQQQQIDIIEQNIPVTELNTIDGAFISGTGNDVLPIASIDSFKLASVKSPVISSIMHEYDRLVKEYIASKKDI, encoded by the coding sequence ATGGAATATGTTGAACAAAATTTTTACTATCATAATGATAAAATACAATCTACCGACAACCTGCATCCGTTTGAAAAATTAACAGGAAAAAATGTGTATGAAGTGATTCGCGTTAGAGAGGGCATACCGCTGTTTTTAGAAGATCATTTGCGCCGATTCAGAGCGTTTGCTGGATCTGTAGGTCTTCCTTTAACAGATTCAGATGATATTTTAATCAATCGTTTATACCAGCTTATTGATAAGAATGGTGCCTTTGATCAAAATATCAAATTGATATGGAATAAAGATATGGGTTTACTGGCTTTCTTCACTAAAAGTCCTTATCCGCCTGCGCGCTATTATCAAACTGGCATTAAAACAACTTTGTTGAATTTGGAAAGAGAAGATCCGAATATCAAGATCCAACGTGAAGCGTATCAAAAAACTGTACTAGCGGAACGAGAAAAAACGGGTTCATATGAAGTGCTTTTAGTCGACCACGAAGGTAACGTCACAGAAGGCAGTCGTTCAAATCTATTTATTGTTAAAGGGGAGAAACTCTATACTCCCCCAGCTAAAAATGTTCTTTTAGGTATTGTCCGTTCTAAAATTGTAGCTATTTGCCAACAGCAGCAAATTGATATCATTGAACAAAATATTCCAGTAACTGAATTAAATACTATCGATGGCGCTTTTATATCAGGAACGGGTAATGATGTATTGCCTATAGCTTCCATCGATTCCTTCAAATTAGCGTCGGTAAAAAGTCCGGTCATTTCATCAATTATGCACGAATACGATCGTTTAGTGAAGGAGTACATTGCCTCTAAAAAAGACATTTAA
- a CDS encoding PFL family protein has protein sequence MLEMNNIIETVSMIKDNNLDIRTITMGISLIDCADPDIDRACQKVYDKITTVAKDLVKTGEEIEEKYGIPIVNKRIAVTPISQLLAASGGDPLKYAHILDKAANAVGVNYIGGYTALVHKGFSAGDRALIESIPQAMAETDHVCSSVNIGSTRAGINMDAVKIMGEVVRKAAELTQENESMGASKIVVFCNAVEDNPFMAGAFHGQGEPDVVINVGVSGPGVVRNALAELPKDASLETVADTIKQTAFKVTRMGQLVGTEASNMLGVPFGIVDLSLAPTPAVGDSVAHILEEIGLDQVGAHGSVATLAMLNDAVKKGGIMASSNVGGLSGAFIPVSEDAGMIAAAANGTLNLETLMSMTAVCSVGLDMIVIPGDTTPEIISAIIADEAAIGMINSKTTAVRVIPAIGRRDDEVLNFGGLFGEASVMQVNRTSPNTFINRGGRIPAPIQSLKN, from the coding sequence ATGCTAGAAATGAATAATATCATTGAAACAGTTTCGATGATTAAAGACAACAATTTAGATATTCGAACAATTACAATGGGGATTTCACTGATTGACTGTGCAGATCCAGATATCGACCGTGCCTGCCAAAAGGTATACGATAAAATCACTACAGTTGCCAAAGACTTGGTAAAAACTGGTGAAGAAATTGAAGAGAAATACGGGATACCAATCGTTAATAAGCGTATTGCTGTAACGCCAATTTCGCAATTATTAGCGGCTTCAGGTGGTGACCCGTTAAAATACGCCCATATCTTAGATAAGGCAGCCAATGCAGTTGGTGTCAATTATATCGGTGGGTATACAGCCTTAGTGCATAAAGGATTTTCTGCTGGGGACCGAGCTTTAATCGAATCAATTCCCCAAGCCATGGCTGAAACAGACCACGTTTGTTCATCCGTTAATATTGGGTCAACACGTGCAGGAATCAACATGGATGCTGTTAAAATCATGGGTGAAGTTGTCCGTAAAGCAGCTGAATTAACCCAAGAAAACGAAAGCATGGGGGCCTCTAAGATAGTCGTCTTTTGTAATGCAGTTGAAGACAATCCATTTATGGCCGGTGCCTTCCACGGTCAAGGGGAGCCGGATGTTGTGATCAACGTTGGGGTTTCTGGACCAGGTGTTGTCCGCAATGCACTTGCAGAATTGCCAAAAGATGCATCTCTTGAAACAGTGGCAGATACGATTAAACAAACAGCTTTCAAAGTCACTCGTATGGGCCAATTAGTAGGTACAGAAGCCTCTAACATGCTTGGTGTACCCTTTGGTATCGTAGACTTGTCATTAGCGCCTACGCCAGCTGTTGGTGATTCTGTAGCTCATATCCTAGAAGAAATTGGTTTAGATCAAGTAGGTGCCCATGGATCAGTAGCGACTCTAGCTATGCTTAATGATGCAGTTAAAAAAGGTGGTATCATGGCATCATCAAATGTTGGTGGTTTATCAGGTGCCTTCATTCCAGTTAGTGAGGATGCAGGGATGATTGCTGCTGCTGCTAACGGTACTTTAAATCTTGAAACTTTAATGTCTATGACGGCAGTATGTTCAGTTGGTTTAGATATGATCGTCATACCTGGTGATACAACGCCTGAAATTATTTCAGCGATTATTGCTGATGAAGCAGCCATTGGGATGATCAATTCTAAAACAACAGCTGTTCGAGTAATTCCAGCTATCGGTCGTCGTGATGATGAAGTCTTGAACTTTGGTGGTTTGTTTGGTGAAGCTTCTGTTATGCAAGTCAATAGAACTTCTCCAAATACCTTTATCAACCGTGGTGGTCGTATTCCAGCGCCAATTCAATCACTTAAAAACTAA
- a CDS encoding YtxH domain-containing protein, with product MSRNTGSFLLGAIIGGTAGAVAALLFAPKSGREFRDDLNQQANVLRDTALDYADIVTEKGNVMYQTASDAAQDIRVNLSESAEVLKAQLNEATTEATKQYQVARDEVANAYADAKNTTAQAADDAKTEVAEGTEEVKAATDKAAAKEQPLKEDAEKVKQQVEEVKEK from the coding sequence ATGTCTAGAAATACAGGTTCATTCTTATTAGGTGCAATCATCGGTGGTACTGCAGGTGCTGTAGCAGCATTATTATTCGCACCAAAATCAGGTCGCGAGTTCCGTGATGACTTAAATCAACAAGCAAACGTTCTTCGTGATACAGCTTTAGACTACGCTGATATCGTCACTGAAAAAGGTAACGTAATGTATCAAACTGCTAGCGACGCTGCGCAAGATATCCGCGTGAACTTATCAGAATCTGCTGAAGTTTTAAAAGCACAATTAAACGAAGCAACTACTGAAGCCACTAAACAATACCAAGTAGCGCGTGATGAAGTGGCAAATGCTTATGCAGACGCCAAAAATACGACTGCCCAAGCAGCAGATGATGCAAAAACTGAAGTCGCGGAAGGTACTGAAGAAGTGAAAGCTGCTACTGATAAAGCAGCAGCTAAAGAACAACCACTTAAAGAAGATGCTGAAAAAGTGAAACAACAAGTAGAAGAAGTGAAAGAAAAATAA
- a CDS encoding ISL3 family transposase, producing MFQNDNIRLLLNIKDTNITFNEENWIQERNIKGINVKVFTGTLTYKPKACPKCGCVNDPSIVKDGFMTSRITWLRQSNTPTYLELKKQRFWCHECDERFIAHTSEVARNCHIAKQVKQSVLVEAADTISNKDLARRHCISDNTSRRIINRFMDDYFRRNRTKLAKHMCFVEIKSTKQADNQMSFIFSNEETHEVLGILPTRQLYKLREYFRQFSLKERSAVETIVVDMNAPYMTLVREMFPNAKVIIDRFHIIQLISRSLNKTRVQVMNTFNINRNNGEDKKEYRKLKSFWKLILKDFNEVDFINYRKQRLFKGKMVCDMDILDHLLSLDEDLTENYWVYQALLEASKENNIEMFHETITAERHQNISKYMQTSLNILLKNIAFIANTFHYKTRSNASLEGKNNRIKVIKRVSYGYRNFFNFRNRVMISFILKPGKPASLN from the coding sequence ATGTTTCAGAACGATAATATCAGACTTTTACTAAACATTAAGGATACTAACATCACATTTAACGAAGAAAATTGGATTCAAGAGCGTAATATTAAAGGAATAAATGTAAAAGTTTTTACTGGCACGTTAACCTACAAGCCCAAGGCTTGCCCTAAATGTGGTTGTGTAAATGACCCTTCTATCGTTAAAGATGGGTTTATGACGTCCAGGATCACGTGGTTACGCCAATCCAATACACCAACCTATCTAGAGCTTAAGAAGCAACGCTTCTGGTGTCATGAATGCGATGAGCGCTTCATTGCTCATACCAGTGAGGTTGCACGTAATTGTCATATCGCTAAACAAGTGAAGCAATCTGTTTTAGTTGAGGCTGCAGATACGATTTCAAACAAGGATCTCGCTCGTAGGCACTGTATCTCAGATAATACTAGTAGACGAATTATTAATCGCTTTATGGATGACTATTTTCGTCGCAATCGCACAAAACTAGCGAAACACATGTGCTTCGTTGAGATCAAATCTACAAAACAAGCTGACAATCAAATGAGTTTTATTTTTAGTAATGAGGAGACTCATGAAGTTCTTGGTATACTGCCCACTCGACAACTATACAAATTAAGAGAATACTTCCGCCAATTTAGTTTAAAAGAGCGCTCTGCTGTTGAAACCATTGTTGTTGATATGAATGCGCCTTATATGACTTTGGTTAGAGAAATGTTTCCAAACGCCAAAGTAATTATTGATCGTTTTCATATCATTCAATTGATTTCACGTTCTTTAAACAAAACGAGAGTTCAAGTAATGAATACTTTCAATATAAATAGAAATAATGGTGAAGATAAAAAAGAGTATCGCAAGCTGAAAAGTTTTTGGAAGCTTATCCTAAAGGATTTCAACGAAGTTGATTTTATAAATTATAGAAAACAACGTTTATTTAAAGGGAAAATGGTTTGTGATATGGATATTCTTGATCATCTACTTTCTTTAGATGAGGATTTAACGGAAAATTACTGGGTATATCAAGCTTTACTAGAGGCTTCTAAAGAAAATAATATCGAAATGTTTCATGAGACTATTACTGCAGAACGTCACCAAAATATCAGTAAATATATGCAAACCTCACTGAACATATTATTGAAGAATATAGCGTTTATCGCAAACACCTTCCATTACAAGACTAGATCAAACGCTAGTCTAGAAGGAAAAAATAATCGTATCAAAGTCATAAAACGTGTATCCTATGGATATCGAAATTTTTTCAATTTCAGAAATAGGGTGATGATTAGTTTCATTTTAAAACCGGGCAAGCCCGCTTCCCTTAATTAA
- a CDS encoding DUF948 domain-containing protein: protein MTGGQIAGLIAAIAFAALVIYIILFLRELTKTMKEVTGVVNEANETVKVVTKDVDALSIEVQGLLNKSNVLLDDVNGKVAQVDPLFKAIGDIGVTVSDVNDSTRNLVLNITNTAQTKVDDIKDKTTGATETGSTTVTAEQVVKPGQPTVTGIQKVGQSAKALYQKRQVRKAQESSQSKPY from the coding sequence ATGACCGGAGGCCAAATTGCGGGCTTAATCGCAGCAATAGCATTTGCGGCATTAGTGATCTACATTATTCTATTCTTACGTGAACTAACAAAAACCATGAAGGAAGTTACAGGTGTTGTTAATGAAGCGAATGAAACAGTTAAAGTAGTCACCAAGGATGTGGATGCATTATCAATTGAGGTGCAAGGATTACTCAATAAGTCTAATGTTTTATTAGATGATGTGAATGGAAAAGTAGCTCAAGTGGACCCACTGTTCAAAGCAATCGGGGACATTGGGGTAACCGTTTCAGACGTGAATGATTCTACACGTAACTTAGTCCTAAATATTACTAATACGGCCCAAACAAAGGTAGATGATATTAAGGATAAAACAACAGGTGCTACTGAAACTGGTTCAACTACTGTAACTGCTGAGCAAGTTGTAAAACCTGGACAACCAACTGTGACTGGTATTCAAAAAGTGGGCCAATCAGCTAAAGCTTTATATCAAAAACGCCAAGTGCGCAAGGCGCAAGAAAGTTCACAATCTAAGCCATACTAA